From the Streptomyces sp. SN-593 genome, the window CCGCGGCCTCGGCGGCCTTGATGTCCTTGACCAGCCGCTCCTGCGCCTGCGCCTCGGCGGTGATGATCAGCGCCTGCCGTTCCCGCTCGGCCTCCTGCACCAGCCGTAGCTGCTTGATCGACTCCTCCTGCTCGGCGACCGTACGGTCCACCGCGATCCGCTCGCGCACCACGTCGGCGACGTCGCGGCGCTCGCCCTCGACCTCGCGCTCCTTGGAGATCCTGGCCAGTTCGGTCTCGCGCTCGCGGGCGATGACCTCCAGCACCCGGTCCTTCTCGATCCGCTCGTTCTCCACCGCGATCACCCGCTCGCGGTTCTTCTGGGCGACGGCGACCTCGCGGGCCTGGTTCTCCCGCTGGACCCCCAACTGCTCCTCGGTGCGCAGGAACGCGCCCTGGGCGCCGAGGCGTTCCTCCTCCTGCACCCTGGCGGTGACCGCCTCCTCCCGGGCCCGCAGCGTCTCGACCTCGCGGCGCTGCTTGATCTCGGCCTCGGACTGGCGGCGTTCCAGTTCGAGGATGGTCTCCCGGGCCTCCACGTCCTGCCGGGTGATCTCCTTCTGCTCGGTACGCTGGAACTCGTTGGTGCGCACGTGCTCGATCGCGGTCAGCTCGGTGATCTTCCGGATGCCCTGCGCGTCGAGGATGTTGGCGGGGTCGAGCTGGGTGAGCGGGGTCTGCTCCAGGAAGTCGATCGCGCAGTCCTCCAGGTGGTAGCCGTTGAGGTCGGTACCGATCACCTGGATGATCTGGTCGCGGAAGTGCTCGCGGTGGGTGTAGAGGTCGACGAAGTCGAGCTGCTTGCCGACCGTCTTCAGCGCCTCGGAGAACTTCGCGCTGAACAGCTTCTGCAACGTCTCCTGGTGGCTGGCGCGTTCGGTACCGATCGCCTGCGCCACCTTGATCACGTCCTCCTTGGTCTTGTTGACCCGCACGAAGAACGTCAGGTGGATGTCGGCGCGGATGTTGTCCTGGCAGATCAGGCCCTCGCGGCCGGTGCGCTGCACCTCGATGGTCTTCACCGAGATGTCCATCAACTCGGCGCTGTGCAGCACCGGGAGCACGACCGTGCCGGTGAAGGTCACGTCCACGTGCTTGGACTTGGAGACGATCAGCGCGTGGCCCTGGGAGACCTTCCGGAAGAGCTTGGTGACGGTGACGACCGCGCCCAGGGCGATGAGCAGGAGGACGGCGACGAGCACGCCGATCCCGATGACGGTGGCATCCATGACGGATCAACCTCGATGCGGTGAAGCGGATATGAGTGGGTGCGCCGGTTGCCGGCAGCACGTGGTGCGCCGCGGAGAGAGGCGGTGCGGCGCGGTGCGACGCGCTCAGGACAGGGCGCGGGCACCCGGCGGCGGCGGTCCGGCCGCCGGGTCCTGGTAGGGCGCGGCCCAGAAGAACCCGCCCTGCGGGTCGTAGTCGTACAGCAGCGCGGTACGGCCGGCCGCCAGCGGGCCGCCGGTGTCGTCCGCGGGGCGCCGGACCTGGACGATCGCGGTGGAGCCGTCGGGCGCGGTCACCTCGGCCTGGCCGAAGCGCTCGGTGACGGTGCCGGTGCGGACCACGCAGACCAGGCCGACGAAGTCCGCGCGGGAGGGCGGTCGTTCGTACGGGAAGAGGCGGCGCAGCGGCCGGACCAGCACCCAGGCGCCCGTCCAGGCGCCGGCCAGCGCGGCGGCGATCAGGGCGGCGTCGGCGGCCGCGCGGGCGGGGCCGTGCAGCCCGGCACCGTTCAGGGCGGCCGAGCCGGCCAGGCTCAGGAACCAGCCGAGCGCGATGAGCAGCGAGAGCACCACGGTGACGGGCACGCCGTCGAGTCCGGCGGCGGCCAACAGGCCCGACCCGCCCGGGTGTTCGACGTCGTGACCGTCCCCGTCACGGCCGCCGGCTGCGTGGGCGCCCCCGTCGTGGCCGCCGGCGGTACGGGCGCCCGACGCGTGGCCGCCGGCGCCGTGGACGGACGCGTGGCCGCCCGCGCCGTGGACGGGCGCGTGGGCCGACAGGCCCTCACCGCCGGCGGAGGCCGCTCCATGGGAACCCCCGTTCCCCATGGAGTGCCCGCCGGCGGCGCCGTGGTGGCCCGGGCCGTGCGAGTCGGCGGCACCGACCAGCACCAGTCCCCAGAAGCCGACCACGACCACCAGCGCCCCTCCGAACAGGACGGTCGGAAAGCCGAGGCACACATCGACGAACTCCCCCATGCCGGTTGCGCCTCCCCCCCTGCCGTTCCGTCCTGCCGGGACAGATCGTGGCAGTGCGCGCCGGGGTACGGCATTTCCGCATCCCGGCAGACTTGGCGGCCCTGAGATGTCCGGGTCCACCTGCAACCGGAACGCGACGGCCGTCGTGGGCGCGGGAG encodes:
- a CDS encoding flotillin family protein produces the protein MDATVIGIGVLVAVLLLIALGAVVTVTKLFRKVSQGHALIVSKSKHVDVTFTGTVVLPVLHSAELMDISVKTIEVQRTGREGLICQDNIRADIHLTFFVRVNKTKEDVIKVAQAIGTERASHQETLQKLFSAKFSEALKTVGKQLDFVDLYTHREHFRDQIIQVIGTDLNGYHLEDCAIDFLEQTPLTQLDPANILDAQGIRKITELTAIEHVRTNEFQRTEQKEITRQDVEARETILELERRQSEAEIKQRREVETLRAREEAVTARVQEEERLGAQGAFLRTEEQLGVQRENQAREVAVAQKNRERVIAVENERIEKDRVLEVIARERETELARISKEREVEGERRDVADVVRERIAVDRTVAEQEESIKQLRLVQEAERERQALIITAEAQAQERLVKDIKAAEAAEQAARHKARESLTLAEARKQAAELDADAKTRLAEGLRAEAAAQGLAEVEVHERSAAAIAKVGAAEAEATTARLRAEAEGARAKSLAQAEGMTAQAAAEAAMIGERLKAEAAGLTEKAAAMAALDDASRGHEEYRLRLAAEKDVRLAGLDTQRQIAEAQATVLATGLENADISIVGGEDVFFDRLLGAVSAARSVDSFVANSETVRTAAAPWLDGSERFTQDATRMLSSLGSGWGGTSVAGLLGRLIANGGPQAGGFQQLLDQARTMGIADAPVPGAVGSGAVGSGAVGSGAAATGEPVPAGAAAGTVPASVNGLAKK